From a single Sulfolobus sp. E5-1-F genomic region:
- a CDS encoding NADH-quinone oxidoreductase subunit B, which yields MTEQTILVGNLNDVAKKAAQWLINRKPIKSIIDWGISFSLWPPHFTTSCCGTEFGAFAAARFDAERYGMLPFSSARQSNILILEGTLSRKMGRAARIVYDQMPEPKFVIALGACILEGGIFWNSYNTVLPSDIGIPVDLYVPGCPIRPEAVARAVLMLQKKIRTQGALNT from the coding sequence ACGGAACAGACTATTTTAGTTGGTAACCTAAATGACGTAGCCAAAAAGGCAGCTCAATGGTTAATTAATCGTAAACCAATAAAATCAATAATTGACTGGGGTATTTCATTTTCTCTCTGGCCACCTCACTTTACTACATCTTGCTGTGGCACAGAATTTGGAGCTTTTGCAGCTGCAAGATTTGATGCAGAAAGGTATGGTATGTTGCCATTCTCCTCAGCTAGACAATCGAACATACTTATACTCGAAGGTACGCTAAGCAGAAAAATGGGTAGAGCAGCGAGGATTGTGTACGACCAGATGCCAGAACCGAAGTTCGTTATAGCCCTTGGAGCTTGTATACTCGAAGGAGGAATCTTCTGGAATTCTTACAATACCGTACTTCCCTCAGACATCGGAATTCCAGTTGATTTATACGTTCCTGGATGCCCAATAAGGCCAGAGGCTGTTGCTAGAGCTGTTTTAATGTTACAAAAGAAGATAAGAACTCAAGGAGCCCTTAACACATAA
- the mobB gene encoding molybdopterin-guanine dinucleotide biosynthesis protein B → MVCIFHIVGKKDTGKTSVIENILREIKKDNFKVAVVKHSHHKLDLAGKDTYRYRNSGADLILFQEGEEESVLFMPTVSSLTLITLLPVDIILVEGFSNMEIGKKYFINSVNEIEAVSKQVINDIKKECQKTIRTLRVDNVKVEVTSDNALLLTLYNLMNMLGVKNVSSD, encoded by the coding sequence ATGGTGTGCATATTTCATATTGTAGGTAAAAAAGATACTGGAAAGACCAGTGTTATTGAAAATATCTTAAGGGAGATTAAGAAGGACAATTTCAAAGTAGCAGTAGTTAAACATTCTCATCATAAGTTGGACCTAGCTGGAAAGGACACTTATAGGTATAGAAACTCTGGAGCTGATTTAATTCTATTTCAAGAAGGTGAAGAAGAGTCAGTTCTATTTATGCCTACCGTATCCTCCCTTACCTTAATTACTCTTCTCCCAGTAGATATTATCCTAGTCGAGGGTTTTTCGAATATGGAAATAGGTAAGAAATATTTTATTAACAGTGTAAATGAGATTGAAGCTGTAAGTAAACAAGTTATAAACGATATAAAAAAAGAGTGTCAAAAGACGATTAGAACTTTACGAGTAGATAATGTGAAAGTAGAAGTAACATCAGATAACGCTTTATTGCTAACTCTTTATAATTTGATGAATATGCTAGGAGTTAAAAATGTCAGTTCAGATTAG
- a CDS encoding glycerate 2-kinase, which produces MDIIEKILEYSDPYKVLQEKVKIMNNSLLFNNENIPFKKPILISVGKASLPMAKFFSERIELRAKLIVTPKGTKSKENDVIEAGHPLPDENSIEAGKRVIELLTSEDYDLVIFAISGGASALVEYSEISLDELRMINKTLINSGIGINKINIVRKHLSKIKGGKIIEYVKDNIPVVSFIVSDVPGNDIRSIGSGLTSVDNSTNDDALEILKGLGLEKYSRYLTETPKSFSRIVKNYIILDNMEVLKKLASILSNSFILTSEIRGEARDVGAIIASIYNSSENYNIPLRRPYYLLLGGEPEVTIQGKAGKGGRNGEVCLSFLKYVKKGNRFELLGFATDGIDGNSEYAGCKVTSDMEITEDEIDTALETHNSYGLLEGYRGTIKTGYTHTNVNNIYVLRAP; this is translated from the coding sequence ATGGATATTATCGAAAAGATTTTAGAATATTCAGATCCCTATAAGGTTTTGCAAGAGAAAGTTAAGATAATGAATAATTCGCTGTTATTTAACAACGAAAATATCCCATTTAAAAAACCTATACTTATTTCAGTAGGAAAAGCCTCTCTACCCATGGCGAAGTTCTTTAGTGAGAGGATTGAATTAAGGGCTAAATTAATAGTAACACCGAAAGGTACTAAAAGTAAAGAAAACGATGTTATAGAAGCTGGTCATCCCTTACCAGACGAGAATAGTATAGAGGCTGGGAAAAGAGTAATAGAGCTATTAACTAGTGAGGATTACGATTTGGTAATATTTGCAATTTCTGGTGGTGCGTCAGCACTAGTTGAATATTCTGAAATATCCTTAGATGAACTAAGAATGATTAACAAAACGCTCATAAATTCAGGGATAGGAATTAATAAAATAAATATAGTAAGAAAACATTTATCTAAAATAAAAGGGGGTAAAATAATTGAATATGTAAAAGATAATATTCCCGTAGTGTCATTTATTGTTAGTGATGTTCCAGGTAATGATATAAGGAGTATTGGAAGTGGTCTTACTAGTGTTGATAACTCTACTAATGATGATGCACTAGAAATTTTAAAAGGTTTAGGATTAGAAAAATACTCTAGGTATTTAACTGAGACTCCTAAGAGTTTCTCTAGAATTGTGAAAAATTATATAATTTTGGATAATATGGAGGTACTTAAGAAGCTCGCAAGTATTCTGAGCAACTCTTTCATTCTAACTTCTGAAATCAGAGGAGAGGCAAGAGATGTTGGAGCCATTATTGCATCGATTTATAATTCATCCGAAAACTATAATATACCTTTAAGAAGACCTTACTATTTATTGCTTGGTGGAGAGCCAGAAGTTACAATACAAGGAAAAGCCGGTAAGGGAGGAAGAAATGGAGAAGTCTGTCTATCATTTCTTAAATATGTAAAAAAGGGAAACAGATTTGAATTATTAGGTTTTGCTACTGACGGCATTGACGGTAACTCAGAATATGCTGGTTGTAAGGTTACTTCTGATATGGAAATAACAGAGGATGAGATAGATACTGCATTAGAGACTCACAATAGTTATGGATTGCTAGAAGGTTATAGAGGGACTATAAAAACTGGCTATACACATACTAATGTGAATAATATTTATGTGTTAAGGGCTCCTTGA
- a CDS encoding CBS domain-containing protein: MSVQISGSEIISLDPNAYVIDALYFMRRNNVRRLVVSNSDNIIGIFTIENAIRQILENKLEVRLNELRLKRPIFVEDNSVKSIVRMMISENSDFVIYRRKYIITEKDVVKAFNWSSVKEKIEGISKDAIVVQPFTKISTCIEIMLKNNIRHLPIVNGIALGIVSARDIAYSYDSITGNTMVEKIMNANLVTVEDNNEVTEAVNLMMERNVGSLIIRTRVKDKVKILTNRDLIKLIFSYIV; encoded by the coding sequence ATGTCAGTTCAGATTAGTGGATCAGAGATTATATCATTAGATCCTAATGCGTATGTAATAGATGCTTTATACTTCATGAGAAGAAATAATGTGAGAAGATTAGTAGTAAGCAATTCAGATAATATAATAGGTATTTTTACGATAGAGAATGCTATTAGGCAAATTTTAGAAAATAAATTAGAAGTAAGACTGAATGAACTAAGGTTAAAAAGGCCAATATTTGTCGAGGATAATAGCGTTAAAAGTATAGTGAGAATGATGATTAGCGAGAACTCAGATTTTGTAATATATAGGAGAAAATATATTATAACTGAAAAGGATGTTGTAAAGGCTTTTAATTGGAGTTCAGTAAAGGAAAAGATAGAAGGTATTAGTAAAGACGCAATAGTAGTCCAACCCTTTACGAAGATCTCAACTTGTATAGAAATTATGCTTAAAAATAACATTAGGCATTTGCCAATAGTTAATGGGATCGCACTAGGTATAGTTAGTGCAAGGGATATAGCCTATTCCTATGACTCAATAACTGGAAATACGATGGTTGAAAAAATTATGAATGCAAATTTAGTTACCGTAGAGGATAATAATGAGGTAACTGAAGCAGTTAATTTAATGATGGAGAGAAATGTTGGCAGTCTAATAATTAGAACGAGAGTTAAGGACAAGGTTAAAATTCTTACTAACAGAGATTTAATAAAGTTGATTTTTAGTTATATAGTGTGA
- a CDS encoding metal-dependent transcriptional regulator: protein MVELSEPLENYLKEMYEIEEIKGSTKVSELISIFNISPGTISKALNKLEKLGLIERTSDRKIKLTEEGKKIAERLIRSHRLSERLLTDIIGLDWIRAHELAHRLEHIWPDDIIEKIDKLLGYPATCPHGHPIGNRIKVSGKKLSEINNTGRYKVVMIVREEEWVLREVTRLGLKPGTMIEVIENNGTDIKVKVGERIEEVSKVLADQVLVVG from the coding sequence ATGGTTGAACTTTCAGAACCTTTGGAAAATTACTTGAAAGAGATGTATGAGATAGAGGAGATCAAGGGTAGTACTAAAGTTTCGGAGTTAATTTCTATTTTCAATATTTCTCCTGGAACAATAAGCAAAGCGTTAAACAAACTAGAGAAATTAGGGTTAATAGAAAGAACTAGCGATCGAAAAATAAAATTAACTGAAGAGGGAAAGAAGATTGCAGAAAGATTAATTCGATCTCATAGACTTAGTGAACGTTTATTAACAGATATAATTGGACTTGATTGGATACGAGCTCATGAGTTAGCTCATAGGCTGGAACACATTTGGCCAGATGATATAATAGAGAAAATAGATAAATTGCTTGGTTATCCTGCAACTTGTCCTCATGGCCATCCTATAGGAAATAGGATAAAAGTAAGTGGAAAGAAATTATCTGAAATAAATAATACTGGTAGATATAAGGTTGTAATGATTGTAAGAGAGGAAGAATGGGTTTTAAGAGAAGTTACACGATTAGGATTAAAACCCGGCACGATGATCGAAGTTATTGAAAATAATGGTACAGATATAAAAGTCAAGGTAGGAGAAAGAATAGAAGAAGTTAGCAAAGTACTTGCTGATCAGGTGTTAGTAGTTGGATGA
- a CDS encoding class I SAM-dependent methyltransferase, whose translation MIFSCPIDGTDVNEKLECEKGHKFNIIEDKIYDFLLKDIEVDKLLERITPIYENVWAPLGFLITSGKTYVSFLREIGEFIDGDLIVDVGTGTGKIFDFLTCKTCIGIDVSLRFLMYMKRKRPKVIAVRADANNLPLKSGVADGISSTLVLHMLPNPSFAIREISRVLKSNGKCSIAVLANVNSLIAKILSRWWKVNLRHYDYYMNLLQENSLKVIERKELGPWEVINCIKIS comes from the coding sequence GTGATATTCTCTTGTCCCATTGATGGAACTGATGTAAATGAGAAATTGGAATGTGAAAAGGGTCACAAATTTAATATAATCGAGGATAAGATTTACGATTTCTTGTTAAAGGATATTGAGGTTGATAAGTTATTAGAAAGAATAACCCCAATTTACGAAAATGTATGGGCTCCATTAGGGTTTCTGATCACTTCCGGAAAGACTTATGTGTCTTTTCTAAGAGAAATTGGTGAATTTATAGATGGTGATTTAATAGTCGATGTAGGAACTGGTACAGGTAAGATTTTTGATTTTCTGACTTGTAAGACTTGTATTGGAATTGACGTATCTTTACGGTTTTTAATGTATATGAAGAGAAAGAGACCTAAAGTTATAGCAGTAAGAGCTGATGCTAATAACCTTCCTCTTAAGTCAGGAGTTGCTGATGGAATTTCTTCTACATTAGTTTTACACATGTTACCTAATCCATCTTTTGCCATAAGGGAAATATCTAGAGTACTCAAATCTAACGGAAAATGTAGCATAGCAGTTTTAGCTAATGTAAACTCATTAATAGCTAAGATACTATCCCGCTGGTGGAAAGTAAATTTAAGACATTACGATTACTATATGAATTTGCTTCAAGAGAACTCCTTAAAAGTAATTGAAAGGAAAGAATTAGGACCTTGGGAGGTAATAAATTGTATTAAGATCTCATAA
- a CDS encoding molybdopterin molybdotransferase MoeA, protein MTLIPIEEARKIINNTSFQIKKRDKDVEIFQALGKIVTEDVFAIKSIPERPLSAMDGYAIKYEDYLKYGKLRVIGKLYPNTSNIPELNEGETYYVTTGSPLPINADSVVPIENSKLEGEYVIFKGEIKKGKNIRKEGEDISVGQIILRKGTEVSPYHLGILIQQQIFRINISDLRFAIFANGDEITSFENPENNKVIDSISPILIKILEKFGTVKYMGVAKDDLNDVIEKIERSLEISDVIISIGGSSVGEKDYVKKAINKLGELLFDGVTVNIIKRGSVGKIQGKPILVLPGQVVSAVTAFHEFGLSIMSNVLGTNLKRFIKSTLAEDIYVNHSMDSIYLFDVEGNLAFPLRWGVGLYSELAKANGFTILKRSVTYKKGEEIELQLLI, encoded by the coding sequence GTGACATTAATCCCTATTGAAGAGGCTAGAAAAATAATTAACAATACAAGTTTTCAGATAAAGAAAAGAGATAAGGATGTTGAGATATTTCAAGCATTAGGTAAAATAGTAACAGAAGACGTATTCGCAATAAAAAGTATACCAGAAAGACCGTTATCTGCAATGGATGGATACGCTATCAAATATGAGGATTATTTAAAGTATGGAAAGTTAAGAGTAATAGGGAAGCTCTATCCAAATACATCGAATATTCCAGAATTGAATGAGGGAGAGACTTATTACGTAACCACTGGTTCACCCTTGCCAATAAATGCAGATAGTGTAGTGCCTATAGAAAACTCTAAACTTGAGGGAGAGTATGTTATATTTAAAGGAGAGATAAAAAAAGGTAAGAACATAAGGAAAGAGGGAGAAGATATTAGCGTAGGGCAAATTATATTACGAAAAGGTACTGAAGTAAGCCCTTATCATTTAGGAATTCTAATACAACAACAAATCTTTCGTATTAACATTTCGGATTTAAGGTTTGCAATTTTTGCAAATGGAGATGAAATAACTAGCTTTGAAAATCCAGAGAATAATAAGGTAATAGATTCCATTTCGCCAATACTAATCAAAATTCTCGAGAAATTCGGTACCGTGAAATATATGGGAGTAGCAAAGGACGATTTAAATGATGTAATTGAAAAAATTGAAAGATCTTTGGAAATTTCTGATGTAATAATATCTATAGGAGGATCTTCAGTTGGCGAAAAAGATTACGTGAAAAAAGCCATAAATAAGCTGGGAGAGTTGCTATTTGATGGTGTAACTGTAAACATAATCAAAAGAGGTAGTGTAGGCAAGATTCAAGGAAAACCGATCTTGGTACTACCAGGACAAGTTGTATCTGCCGTAACTGCATTTCATGAATTTGGACTTTCCATAATGTCTAATGTACTAGGCACCAATCTAAAGAGATTTATAAAAAGTACTCTTGCAGAGGACATCTATGTTAATCACTCTATGGATTCGATATACTTATTTGACGTAGAAGGAAACCTAGCATTTCCACTTAGATGGGGTGTAGGTTTGTATAGCGAGTTAGCTAAAGCTAATGGATTTACAATTCTGAAGAGAAGTGTAACTTATAAGAAAGGGGAAGAAATTGAACTACAACTACTCATATGA